One window of the Streptomyces sp. NBC_00259 genome contains the following:
- a CDS encoding DUF4287 domain-containing protein: MSQVFSEETHRNLLSRIPHCTGREVSDWLRTVEDGPSLFRFEEKVSWLRSEHNLAYGHAKAIIHEYDLRRAARKLL, from the coding sequence ATGTCCCAAGTCTTCTCCGAAGAGACCCACCGCAATCTGCTCTCCCGCATCCCCCACTGCACCGGTCGTGAAGTCTCCGACTGGTTGCGCACCGTTGAGGATGGCCCCTCCCTCTTCCGATTCGAGGAGAAGGTCAGCTGGCTCCGGAGCGAACACAACCTCGCGTACGGACATGCGAAAGCGATCATTCATGAGTACGACCTGAGGCGGGCAGCGCGGAAGCTGCTCTAG
- a CDS encoding Bax inhibitor-1/YccA family protein, protein MRSSNPVFSRRGFSRDNGYAGFNTAPQAGGPAVGGNPYAQGTGNPYATNPYAPADAQLGAPPQAPARTNVMTIDDVVARTAMTLGTVVLTAVLSWVLLPVDQANIGKSYGIAIGAALVAMVLALVQSFKRKASPALILSYAAFEGVFLGVISSAVSTYIANGVVAQAVLGTMAVFAGVLIAYKMRWIRVTRRFYGFVMAAAMGFLLLMAANLLFAVFGGGDGLGFRSGGLGILFGVIGIILGACFLALDFKQVEDGITYGAPREESWLAAFGLTLTLVWIYLEMLRLLSILQGDD, encoded by the coding sequence ATGAGGAGCAGCAACCCGGTCTTCTCGCGACGGGGGTTCAGCCGCGACAACGGCTACGCGGGCTTCAACACCGCGCCGCAGGCCGGGGGCCCCGCCGTCGGAGGCAACCCCTACGCCCAGGGCACCGGCAACCCGTACGCCACCAACCCCTACGCGCCGGCGGACGCCCAGCTGGGCGCCCCGCCGCAGGCACCCGCCCGCACCAACGTGATGACGATCGACGACGTCGTGGCGCGCACCGCCATGACGCTCGGTACGGTCGTGCTCACCGCGGTCCTGTCCTGGGTGCTGCTGCCGGTCGACCAGGCCAACATCGGCAAGTCGTACGGCATCGCCATCGGCGCCGCGCTGGTGGCCATGGTGCTGGCGCTGGTCCAGTCCTTCAAGCGCAAGGCGTCGCCCGCGCTGATCCTGTCGTACGCCGCGTTCGAGGGCGTCTTCCTCGGCGTGATCTCCAGCGCCGTCTCCACGTACATCGCGAACGGCGTGGTCGCCCAGGCCGTGCTCGGCACGATGGCGGTCTTCGCCGGTGTGCTGATCGCGTACAAGATGCGCTGGATCCGCGTCACCCGCCGTTTCTACGGCTTCGTGATGGCGGCCGCGATGGGCTTCCTGCTCCTGATGGCGGCCAACCTGCTGTTCGCCGTCTTCGGCGGCGGTGACGGTCTCGGCTTCCGCAGCGGCGGCCTCGGCATCCTGTTCGGCGTCATCGGCATCATCCTCGGTGCCTGCTTCCTCGCCCTGGACTTCAAGCAGGTCGAGGACGGCATCACCTACGGCGCTCCGCGCGAGGAGTCCTGGCTGGCGGCCTTCGGCCTCACCCTGACCCTGGTGTGGATCTACCTGGAGATGCTGCGTCTGCTGTCGATCCTGCAGGGCGACGACTGA
- a CDS encoding ABC transporter ATP-binding protein, giving the protein MTTTPTAARATAVAARALDLSKVYGQGETQVVALDQVSVDFRQGEFTAIMGPSGSGKSTLMHCVAGLDSFSGGSVRIGETELGSLKDKQLTQLRRDKIGFIFQAFNLLPTLTALENITLPMDIAGRKPDKQWLQLVIDMLGLSGRLGHRPAQLSGGQQQRVAVGRALASRPEIIFGDEPTGNLDSRSGAEVLGFLRNSVRELGQTVVMVTHDPVAASYADRVVFLADGRVVDEMIAPTADGVLDRMKEFDAKGRTS; this is encoded by the coding sequence GTGACCACCACACCCACCGCCGCCCGCGCCACCGCGGTGGCAGCCCGCGCCCTGGATCTGTCCAAGGTCTACGGACAGGGCGAGACCCAGGTGGTCGCCCTCGACCAGGTCTCCGTGGACTTCCGCCAGGGGGAGTTCACCGCGATCATGGGCCCGTCCGGCTCGGGCAAGTCGACGCTGATGCACTGTGTCGCCGGCCTCGACAGCTTCAGCGGCGGCTCCGTGCGGATCGGCGAGACCGAGCTCGGCTCGCTCAAGGACAAGCAGCTGACCCAGCTGCGCCGCGACAAGATCGGCTTCATCTTCCAGGCATTCAACCTGCTGCCGACGCTGACGGCGCTGGAGAACATCACGCTCCCGATGGACATCGCGGGCCGCAAGCCCGACAAGCAGTGGCTCCAGCTGGTCATCGACATGCTGGGGCTCTCCGGCCGCCTCGGCCACCGCCCGGCCCAGCTGTCCGGCGGTCAGCAGCAGCGCGTCGCCGTCGGCCGGGCGCTCGCCTCCCGGCCCGAGATCATCTTCGGCGACGAGCCGACCGGAAACCTCGACTCCCGCTCCGGCGCCGAGGTCCTGGGCTTCCTGCGCAACTCGGTGCGGGAACTGGGCCAGACCGTCGTCATGGTGACGCACGACCCGGTGGCGGCCTCGTACGCGGACCGCGTCGTCTTCCTCGCGGACGGGCGGGTCGTGGACGAGATGATCGCCCCGACCGCCGACGGCGTGCTGGACCGCATGAAGGAGTTCGACGCCAAGGGCCGGACCAGCTGA